In the Theobroma cacao cultivar B97-61/B2 chromosome 1, Criollo_cocoa_genome_V2, whole genome shotgun sequence genome, one interval contains:
- the LOC18612780 gene encoding uncharacterized protein LOC18612780, translated as MVSRTIPSWTLFGLIRAFLDVAVAYFLLCGSTLGFFAWKFYHVFGLYYLPCPCTGFFGYQNSNLCWHKLLIEWPARKIYSVQKLALNRFPFNLVWFNDQECNLNAKYIKDRKFGNGVIESDGEACSSSPSGLRLRTMVDKESGYDAKGKKIINQKQKSGIRRCRRAAFGYGKSSPVLLSGNFSSAVAGVSCSSYNGGETRSEISEHLGPVSEIDDSFPDNKNNQTGTDGGDGTWHGFEFSNGEEKVSTSMKKINCNTNGKLGITGDEANRIRMLEQALEEEKAAYAALYLELEKERAAAATAADEAMAMILRLQEDKASIEMEAMQYQRMIEEKFAYDEEEMNILKEILVRREKENHLLEKEVEAYRQMNILEDLQQEHDLSYNLSKGQQTPLVSVGLDEDPLLMMNQMGNSGYTRKKEVGKGSSWPSKNEVPSAGKRSHTVAVNLAGKGKAQVDDAIVCQAIATKAAQNVCSIEKTSLSEEGLESNAELGDQLGSNLHNSTLDMEPDIYDVHVVDDTLDIPREENIKESTLPTFSASDHKNSLCDSGRSSFCAVSNERLEIDAEIECLRGRLQVVQGEKEKLTFSADQRERLDTQLKLIEEMVNQLREFQQLKEPVQQSSVPPLASSSKVSSNRRCCRSASDEMDGSA; from the exons ATGGTTTCCCGTACAATTCCTTCATGGACCTTATTTGGTCTTATAAGAGCTTTTCTTGACGTTGCTGTAGCTTATTTCCTTCTATGTGGATCAACCTTAGGGTTTTTTGCTTGGAAATTTTATCATGTTTTTGGACTTTATTACTTGCCTTGTCCTTGTACTGGGTTTTTTGGGTACCAAAATAGCAACCTCTGCTGGCATAAGCTGCTCATTGAATGGCCGGCAAGAAAGATCTATTCTGTTCAAAAGTTGGCTTTGAATAGGTTCCCTTTTAACCTAGTTTGGTTCAATGATCAAGAGTGCAATTTGAATGCCAAGTACATTAAAGATAGAAAATTTGGCAATGGGGTTATTGAATCGGATGGTGAAGCATGTTCTAGTTCACCTTCAGGTTTAAGATTGCGAACTATGGTGGATAAAGAGAGTGGATATGATGccaagggaaaaaaaattataaatcagAAGCAGAAATCTGGAATTCGGCGATGTAGGAGAGCTGCTTTTGGTTATGGAAAATCTTCTCCAGTTTTGTTGTCTGGTAATTTCTCATCAGCTGTTGCTGGTGTTTCATGTTCCTCTTATAATGGCGGTGAAACGAGGAGCGAAATTAGTGAACATTTGGGTCCAGTTAGTGAAATAGACGATAGTTTTCCTG ataataaaaataatcaaactGGCACTGATGGGGGTGACGGAACCTGGCATGGTTTTGAATTTAGCAATGGAGAGGAAAAAGTTTCAACTTCtatgaaaaaaatcaattgtaaCACCAACGGAAAATTGGGGATTACTGGAGATGAAGCAAATCGGATCAGAATGttggaacaagctcttgaggaAGAAAAGGCTGCATATGCTGCTCTATACCTGGAGTTGGAGAAAGAAAGGGCTGCTGCTGCTACTGCTGCTGATGAAGCCATGGCAATGATTTTGCGTCTACAAGAGGATAAGGCATCAATAGAAATGGAAGCAATGCAATAtcaaaggatgatagaagaAAAATTTGCTTATGATGAAGAAGAGATGAACATTCTAAAAGAGATCCTTGTTAGGAGGGAGAAGGAGAATCACCTTTTGGAGAAAGAAGTTGAAGCTTACAGGCAGATGAATATTCTAGAAGATTTGCAGCAGGAGCATGACTTGAGTTATAATTTGAGTAAAGGGCAACAAACGCCTTTGGTCTCAGTTGGTTTAGATGAAGATCCACTGCTAATGATGAATCAGATGGGGAATAGTGGATACACTAGAAAGAAGGAAGTGGGCAAAGGTTCTAGTTGGCCTTCAAAAAATGAGGTTCCATCAGCTGGAAAACGAAGTCATACTGTGGCTGTCAATTTAGCAGGGAAAGGAAAGGCACAAGTTGATGATGCCATAGTATGCCAAGCAATAGCAACCAAAGCAGCCCAAAATGTCTGTAGCATTGAGAAAACTTCTTTAAGTGAAGAAGGGCTTGAGAGTAATGCAGAACTTGGGGATCAACTAGGAAGCAATCTGCACAATTCCACACTTGATATGGAACCAGATATATATGATGTCCATGTTGTTGATGATACACTAGACATTCCTAGGGAGGAGAATATAAAAGAAAGCACATTGCCAACTTTTTCTGCTTCAGATCACAAAAACTCGCTATGTGACTCAGGGAGGAGTTCTTTCTGTGCAGTCAGTAATGAAAGGTTGGAGATTGATGCTGAAATTGAATGCCTTAGAGGAAGGCTACAAGTAGTGCAAGGGGAAAAAGAGAAGCTGACTTTCTCTGCAGATCAGAGGGAAAGGTTAGATACCCAGTTAAAACTCATTGAGGAGATGGTAAACCAGCTTCGAGAATTTCAGCAGCTAAAGGAGCCTGTTCAACAGAGCTCTGTACCTCCTTTGGCTTCATCTTCTAAG GTCAGCTCAAATCGGAGATGCTGCCGAAGTGCATCAGATGAAATGGATGGTAGTGCCTAA
- the LOC18612781 gene encoding uncharacterized protein LOC18612781, translated as MSVIAVFSNWFSSYPPKPVPSSFHRRPLKQPGCFIFPPYRVSADNTRQLSAYHFFRQPTFRTRSFQHEDTENIGAAEPKDKLEKGDRAADEVLENQTSGTDRTGSSFLAKLAIALGVAAALTVISFGLKGASFGSLLGVQHLAEGSSSSIMDSSLGFTFKAFGYRFVLPEYAPGWIYFWLLMAAGFGLFISEEALNIWVGITLARMLSLDGTWHSFVESLSRNTPYIISTVLWVYWGVCISDMIPFYFGKLFRQSGASDDVCSKLGIGEEKVLHITRVVQKYGNLIGFIERFSLGVRNPTAFLAGSLGISPEFFFAGVCCGGLVTVPIQLGIGFLMRKRPVFALATVATVVGIWTALPYVVAAATALFLFLQRRYST; from the exons ATGTCTGTTATTGCAGTTTTCTCCAATTGGTTCTCCTCATACCCTCCAAAACCAGTTCCCAGCTCATTCCATCGACGACCTCTAAAGCAGCCTGGCTGCTTCATTTTTCCTCCTTATAGAGTTTCCGCTGATAATACCAGACAGTTATCAGCTTATCACTTCTTTAGACAGCCAACTTTCAG GACTAGAAGTTTCCAGCATGAAGATACTGAAAACATTGGGGCTGCAGAACCTAAAGATAAGCTGGAGAAAGGAGATAGAGCTGCTGATGAGGTACTTGAAAATCAAACCAGTGGGACTGATAGGACAGGAAGTTCATTTCTGGCAAAATTAGCAATTGCATTAGGTGTAGCTGCAGCTCTTACTGTCATATCGTTTGGCCTCAAGGGGGCTAGTTTTGGATCATTGCTAGGAGTTCAACACCTGGCTGAAGGTTCATCCTCTTCAATTATGGACTCCTCTCTTGGTTTCACTTTCAAAGCTTTTGGATACCGATTTGTACTTCCAGAATATGCACCAGG ATGGATTTACTTTTGGTTGCTTATGGCTGCTGGGTTTGGACTTTTCATTAGTGAAGAGGCTTTAAATATCTGG GTTGGCATAACTTTGGCACGGATGCTGTCATTAGATGGAACATGGCATTCCTTTGTTGAATCTCTCTCAAGAAACACCCCATACATAATATCCACAGTTCTCTGGGTATACTG GGGAGTTTGCATCAGTGATATGATACCATTTTACTTTGGAAAGTTGTTTAGACAAAGTGGAGCATCTGATGATGTTTGTTCAAAG TTAGGGATTGGTGAAGAGAAGGTGTTGCACATCACACGGGTTGTTCAAAAATATGGCAATCTCATAGGCTTCA TAGAGCGATTTTCCTTAGGAGTAAGAAATCCCACGGCTTTCCTAGCAGGGTCCCTG GGAATATCACCTGAATTCTTCTTCGCTGGAGTTTGTTGTGGTGGCTTGGTCACTGTTCCGATTCAG CTGGGAATTGGATTTCTGATGAGGAAACGTCCTGTCTTTGCCCTTGCAACTGTCGCCACAGTAGTG GGAATTTGGACTGCGTTGCCATATGTTGTGGCTGCTGCAACAGCATTATTCCTTTTCCTGCAGCGCCGCTACTCAACCTAG